The Geobacter sp. AOG2 genome includes a window with the following:
- a CDS encoding AAA family ATPase — translation MENMTQQQMVRMISVGTIMFYVITNNEQRSEWLLSQVAARLKGMGSPLVWTCTTGLCRDGVVVADTADPMKALDFAIGHPGPFMLIMKDVHHFWWDSPILIRKLKDLASASNGKGKVTVILGDEERIPQGFREDNIMLTHGLPGIEEIQEFLKHMLSREPSFSKACREDPTLFGRLAVAARGLDFVDLERSIRLLRLDEMPGGTNPVASLLENKRRIIQQSGIMELVTDVVGCNQLGGMENLKHWLERRTCAFGLDSISSGVGLPRGVLVMGIAGCGKSLFVKSIAAEWHLPLIRLDMSTVYGGLFGTPEASLRLAFDTAEAVAPCVLWIDEIESGITTHGFKSEGGAASRVLGNFLTWMQEKREPVFVAATANAIEMLPAEVLRKGRFDEIFYVGLPDTTAREQIFRIHLAKRQVEPASFDIPLLAGSTRGFSGAEIEQTVNSAVFEALADRRPMTQQDLMVMISQTVPLSITMAEQIKKIEAWAFKRAVPASGKFR, via the coding sequence AAAATATGACGCAGCAACAGATGGTTCGCATGATCAGCGTCGGTACGATCATGTTTTATGTGATAACCAACAATGAACAGCGCAGTGAATGGCTTCTGAGTCAAGTCGCCGCACGGCTCAAGGGCATGGGCTCCCCACTTGTCTGGACCTGCACAACGGGTCTGTGCCGGGACGGTGTCGTTGTCGCAGATACGGCAGACCCGATGAAAGCCCTTGATTTCGCCATAGGCCATCCCGGCCCCTTTATGTTGATCATGAAGGATGTTCACCATTTTTGGTGGGACAGTCCGATACTGATCAGAAAATTAAAGGACCTTGCCTCGGCTTCAAACGGAAAAGGGAAGGTGACGGTCATCCTGGGCGATGAGGAACGGATACCCCAAGGTTTTCGGGAAGACAACATCATGTTGACCCATGGACTTCCCGGAATTGAGGAAATCCAGGAGTTCCTGAAACATATGCTGAGTCGTGAACCATCATTTTCCAAAGCGTGCCGGGAAGATCCCACGCTGTTTGGGAGGCTGGCGGTTGCTGCTCGCGGGCTTGATTTTGTTGATCTTGAAAGGTCGATCCGTTTGTTACGTCTGGATGAAATGCCCGGGGGCACTAACCCCGTCGCGTCGCTCCTGGAAAACAAGCGACGGATCATTCAGCAGAGCGGGATAATGGAGCTGGTTACCGATGTCGTCGGCTGCAATCAGCTTGGTGGTATGGAAAACCTCAAGCATTGGCTGGAACGGCGCACGTGTGCTTTCGGGCTGGACAGCATATCGTCCGGGGTTGGGCTTCCGCGCGGCGTGCTGGTCATGGGGATTGCCGGCTGTGGCAAGTCCCTGTTCGTCAAGTCGATCGCCGCCGAGTGGCATCTTCCGTTGATTCGGCTTGATATGTCGACGGTATACGGGGGATTGTTCGGTACGCCGGAGGCAAGCTTGCGCCTGGCGTTCGATACGGCTGAGGCTGTAGCCCCCTGTGTGCTTTGGATTGATGAAATAGAATCCGGGATCACGACCCACGGCTTCAAGTCCGAAGGAGGGGCGGCTTCCAGGGTGCTTGGAAACTTTTTGACGTGGATGCAGGAAAAACGGGAACCGGTATTTGTGGCTGCTACCGCGAATGCCATTGAGATGCTCCCGGCCGAGGTGCTGCGCAAGGGGCGCTTCGACGAAATATTCTATGTCGGGTTGCCTGATACCACAGCCCGCGAACAGATTTTTCGTATCCATTTGGCTAAACGTCAGGTTGAGCCTGCTTCCTTCGACATTCCACTTCTTGCCGGCTCCACCCGTGGATTCTCTGGCGCGGAGATCGAGCAGACCGTCAATTCGGCGGTTTTCGAAGCGCTTGCCGACAGACGGCCCATGACCCAGCAGGATCTGATGGTCATGATCAGCCAAACAGTCCCGCTTTCCATTACCATGGCCGAGCAGATTAAAAAGATCGAGGCGTGGGCCTTTAAGCGGGCTGTGCCGGCATCGGGAAAATTCAGATAG
- a CDS encoding sigma-54 dependent transcriptional regulator — MTQNLHPPFCILLVDDEPAWLRSLSLTLERSAGITNILTCQDSRQVEGILNSRKVGLILLDLTMPHISGEDLLTMIAEQHPETATIVISGMNQLETAVRCMKIGAFDYFVKTVEEDRLVGGVLRAIRMLELQRENFEMSSRVLTGELRRPEAFTAIITANRAMHAIFSYVEAVAVSPQPLLITGESGVGKELLARATHLLSGCAGPLVAVNVAGLDDTVFSDTLFGHTKGAFTGADQQRRGMIEEAADGTLFLDEIGDLSIPSQVKLLRLLQEGEYFPLGSDRPKRLKARIIVATHHNLAQKEADGRFRRDLFYRLRTHHVHVPPLRERKEDIPLLLDYFLGQVARSLGKKKPTPPRELAQLLATYSFPGNVRELKAMIYDAVSVHRDHILSMDTFLRGIGRPDPLPVAPVPEGNPFSHLDRLPTFAEATELLAAEAITRAKGNQTIAARLLGISQPALSKRLKLARGQE; from the coding sequence ATGACCCAGAACCTCCATCCTCCCTTTTGCATACTCCTTGTGGATGACGAGCCGGCCTGGCTGCGCTCCCTCTCTCTCACCCTGGAGCGTTCCGCCGGCATCACCAACATCCTTACCTGCCAGGACAGCCGGCAGGTTGAGGGCATCCTGAACAGCCGAAAGGTGGGCCTGATCCTGCTCGACCTCACCATGCCCCATATCTCGGGTGAAGACCTCCTGACCATGATTGCGGAACAACATCCGGAGACCGCCACCATCGTGATAAGCGGCATGAACCAGTTGGAGACCGCCGTGCGCTGTATGAAAATCGGAGCCTTTGACTACTTCGTCAAAACGGTGGAGGAAGACCGGCTTGTGGGAGGGGTGCTGCGTGCAATCCGGATGTTGGAACTCCAGCGCGAGAACTTTGAGATGTCCAGCCGTGTGCTTACCGGAGAACTCCGGCGGCCCGAAGCCTTTACCGCTATCATCACGGCCAACAGAGCCATGCACGCCATTTTTTCCTATGTGGAAGCTGTTGCGGTCAGCCCTCAGCCGCTTCTCATTACCGGTGAAAGCGGCGTCGGCAAGGAACTCCTCGCCCGTGCCACCCATCTTTTGAGCGGATGCGCGGGTCCGCTTGTAGCGGTGAATGTGGCAGGACTCGACGATACGGTGTTTTCCGACACGCTTTTCGGCCATACCAAAGGTGCCTTCACCGGCGCCGATCAGCAACGCCGGGGCATGATCGAGGAGGCCGCCGACGGCACTCTGTTCCTCGACGAGATCGGTGATCTGAGCATCCCTTCCCAAGTCAAGCTCCTGAGGCTTCTTCAGGAAGGAGAATACTTCCCCTTGGGGAGCGACCGCCCGAAACGCCTCAAGGCGCGCATCATCGTGGCCACCCATCACAACCTTGCGCAAAAAGAGGCTGACGGAAGGTTCCGCCGCGATCTTTTCTACCGCCTGCGGACCCACCACGTCCATGTGCCTCCCCTGCGGGAGCGAAAAGAAGACATCCCTTTGCTACTTGACTATTTCCTTGGCCAGGTCGCACGTTCCCTGGGGAAAAAAAAACCAACCCCTCCCCGGGAGCTGGCCCAACTCCTTGCCACCTACTCATTCCCCGGCAACGTACGAGAGTTGAAGGCCATGATCTACGACGCGGTAAGTGTACATCGCGACCATATCCTCTCCATGGATACCTTTTTACGCGGCATCGGTCGTCCTGACCCCCTGCCTGTCGCTCCTGTTCCCGAAGGAAATCCCTTTTCGCACCTTGACCGGCTACCCACCTTTGCCGAAGCGACGGAGCTGCTCGCTGCCGAGGCCATAACCCGCGCCAAAGGCAACCAGACCATCGCCGCCCGGCTGCTCGGCATCTCCCAGCCTGCGTTGAGCAAACGCCTCAAGCTGGCACGCGGACAGGAATAA
- a CDS encoding transporter substrate-binding domain-containing protein: MPAFGATSDQNRPPDDKVIIVGGDRAYPPYEFLDKNGQPAGYNVDLTRAIAKVMGMKVEFRFGGWSEMRAALMNGEIDVLQGISFSEERLGTITFSPPHTIVHHAIFARKDTPRVNSIEDLHGKQIIVFRDGIMHDTLRNLGFSGELHFADTPADALRLLASGVNDYAVVAIVPGMYLIRELHLTNVVPVATNIAAQKYCYGVKKGNNELMTRISEGLAILHKTGQYQQIYDKWLGTLEPPPVSWERAVRYGALALVLLLLVLAATVVWSRTLQKRVALRTQELAREAAERKRALEELRLHQDKLIQADKMASLGILVSGVAHEINNPNGLILLNMPILKEVYRDAVEVLEARYRESGDFPLGGLPYSRMRNEVPHMLDEMLEGAKRIKRIVEELKDFARQDDNPGGDLFDLNQVAQAAVRLVDSSLRKATTNFSAEYAADIPLVHGNAQRIEQVVVNLLLNACQALPNAERKISLATFRVSNARIVVLTITDEGVGIASEHIPRLTDPFFTTKRETGGTGLGLSVSAGIVNEHGGTLKFNSTPGEGTTVILTLPATEETLP; the protein is encoded by the coding sequence CTGCCCGCATTCGGCGCCACCAGCGACCAGAACCGGCCTCCCGACGATAAGGTCATCATTGTCGGGGGCGACCGCGCCTACCCCCCCTACGAGTTCCTTGACAAAAACGGCCAACCGGCAGGGTACAACGTTGATCTCACCCGGGCCATCGCCAAAGTCATGGGTATGAAGGTGGAGTTTCGCTTCGGGGGGTGGTCCGAGATGCGCGCCGCTCTCATGAATGGCGAGATTGACGTCCTCCAGGGGATATCGTTTTCGGAAGAACGATTAGGAACCATAACCTTCTCCCCTCCCCATACCATCGTTCATCATGCCATCTTTGCCCGGAAGGACACTCCACGGGTCAATTCCATCGAAGATCTGCACGGCAAACAGATCATCGTCTTCCGCGACGGCATTATGCATGACACCCTGAGGAACCTCGGTTTCAGCGGTGAGTTGCACTTTGCCGACACCCCGGCCGACGCCTTGCGCCTTCTTGCCTCGGGCGTCAACGACTACGCGGTCGTCGCCATTGTTCCCGGCATGTATCTCATCCGGGAACTTCATCTGACGAACGTCGTCCCGGTTGCGACCAACATAGCTGCCCAGAAATACTGCTATGGCGTCAAAAAGGGAAACAACGAGCTAATGACCCGCATCAGTGAGGGGCTTGCCATCCTCCACAAGACGGGCCAGTACCAGCAAATCTACGACAAATGGCTCGGAACCCTGGAGCCGCCGCCGGTCTCCTGGGAACGGGCCGTGCGCTACGGCGCCCTTGCCCTGGTTCTGCTCCTTCTTGTCCTGGCCGCCACAGTGGTCTGGTCCCGGACCCTTCAAAAGCGTGTTGCCCTGCGAACCCAGGAACTGGCACGCGAGGCGGCAGAACGTAAACGAGCACTGGAAGAACTCCGTCTCCACCAGGACAAGCTCATTCAGGCCGACAAAATGGCCTCCCTCGGCATCCTTGTCTCCGGCGTGGCCCACGAGATCAATAATCCCAACGGCCTGATCCTGCTCAACATGCCGATCCTCAAGGAGGTCTACCGGGATGCGGTGGAGGTACTTGAGGCCCGCTACCGAGAGTCGGGCGACTTCCCACTCGGCGGGCTACCCTATTCACGGATGCGCAACGAGGTTCCCCACATGCTGGACGAAATGCTGGAGGGGGCCAAGCGCATCAAACGTATTGTCGAGGAACTCAAGGATTTTGCCCGCCAGGACGACAACCCCGGCGGCGACCTTTTCGATCTGAATCAGGTAGCACAGGCGGCGGTACGGCTGGTTGACAGTTCACTCCGCAAGGCAACGACCAACTTTTCGGCAGAATACGCCGCAGACATCCCCCTGGTGCATGGAAATGCCCAACGTATCGAACAGGTGGTCGTCAATCTGCTCCTCAACGCCTGCCAAGCACTACCCAACGCGGAGCGCAAAATCTCCCTAGCCACATTCCGCGTCAGTAATGCCAGGATCGTGGTGCTGACCATAACGGATGAAGGGGTCGGTATTGCCTCCGAACATATCCCTCGCCTTACCGACCCGTTTTTTACCACCAAACGCGAAACAGGAGGGACCGGCCTCGGTCTTTCGGTGTCGGCAGGGATCGTCAACGAGCACGGCGGGACGCTCAAATTCAACTCGACACCCGGCGAAGGAACGACCGTCATCCTGACCCTTCCGGCCACCGAGGAGACACTCCCATGA
- a CDS encoding MFS transporter, whose amino-acid sequence MTSPLHHKPFLLFLLARAAATIAYQMTGVAVGWQIYSLTHRAFDLGLVGLVQFIPSAALVLLVGHIADRYDRRRIVALSQFVEATALIALCLGSHAQWAGKEAILSFIFLIGIARAFEFTTLQTLVPALVDQETLPRAMALNASVRQAAVILGPTLGGFLYIAGPAAVYATSGALFLLSSIAISAIRIERPIARQREPVSLNFVFAGISYIRSRRVILGAISLDLFAVLLGGATALLPIYARDILSAGPWGLGLLRSAPAVGAFAASIYLARRPLQRKVGKIMFVAVTWFGIATIVFALSTSIALSFVALVVLGWSDMLSVVIRSTLVQLETPDEMRGRVSAVNAIFIGTSNELGEFESGLTAAWFGTVPAALIGGIGTLLVVMLWRRFFPELAQRERLQAG is encoded by the coding sequence ATGACATCCCCCTTGCATCACAAACCATTCCTCCTGTTTCTGCTGGCGCGTGCCGCGGCCACCATCGCGTACCAGATGACCGGTGTCGCCGTGGGATGGCAGATATACTCCCTAACACATCGCGCATTCGACCTTGGCCTGGTCGGACTTGTACAGTTCATCCCCTCGGCGGCGCTGGTGCTGCTGGTGGGGCACATTGCCGACCGTTACGACCGCCGCCGGATCGTTGCTCTTTCTCAATTCGTCGAGGCGACGGCGCTGATAGCCCTGTGTCTGGGAAGTCACGCCCAGTGGGCCGGCAAAGAGGCCATACTGTCGTTCATCTTTCTGATCGGCATTGCCCGCGCCTTTGAGTTCACCACCCTCCAGACCCTGGTCCCCGCTCTGGTGGATCAGGAAACCTTACCCCGGGCAATGGCGCTGAACGCCTCGGTAAGGCAGGCAGCCGTCATCCTCGGTCCGACGCTGGGCGGTTTTCTCTACATTGCCGGTCCGGCGGCGGTATACGCCACCAGTGGCGCGCTCTTCCTGCTGTCGTCCATCGCCATTTCGGCAATCAGGATCGAGCGGCCGATCGCCCGGCAGCGCGAACCGGTATCCCTCAACTTCGTCTTCGCAGGTATCTCCTATATCCGCAGCCGGCGAGTCATACTGGGGGCCATTTCCCTCGATCTGTTTGCAGTGCTGCTCGGCGGTGCGACCGCCCTGCTGCCGATCTATGCCCGCGATATTCTTTCCGCCGGGCCTTGGGGTCTTGGCCTCCTCCGTTCCGCGCCAGCCGTTGGTGCATTTGCCGCATCCATCTACCTGGCCCGACGGCCATTGCAACGCAAGGTAGGAAAAATCATGTTTGTCGCAGTAACCTGGTTCGGTATCGCAACCATCGTCTTTGCCCTTTCCACTTCGATTGCCTTGTCGTTTGTAGCCCTAGTGGTCCTCGGTTGGTCCGACATGTTGAGCGTAGTCATCCGCTCGACCCTTGTGCAGTTGGAGACCCCCGATGAAATGCGCGGCCGGGTCAGCGCCGTCAATGCCATCTTCATCGGCACCTCCAACGAACTGGGAGAATTCGAGTCGGGACTGACCGCCGCTTGGTTCGGGACCGTACCCGCTGCATTGATCGGCGGAATCGGCACATTGTTGGTTGTTATGCTCTGGAGACGTTTTTTCCCCGAACTGGCGCAACGTGAGCGGCTCCAGGCTGGTTAG
- a CDS encoding vitamin K epoxide reductase family protein, whose protein sequence is MSSTPCSPGKAVADVVLWLALLAGLALSVLSGLKICTALCSETAKYLIFGMDFGWFGCAFFGALVLLSAVRSRAPFAGSLLLYGVSAALGSELRLIWIQKYIIGSWCPVCLGIAAMVATAFLALLYQLLATQTASGGTMKTKITHMAVMVLALLVGLGAALAGVQKEAEAAGPDIYFGKRQSDTTVYFVSDWFCPVCRRVEPDMEKAFPEISSKARVAFVDMPIHPDTANITPYNLQFMVYDKDKYMRLRHVLEELSRTTKSPTPEQVQSAVAPLGVTLRPLNFVELMNGVKLFESIFRGFGVKATPTVVVDNPKTKKRRLLVGSREISRNAIKEAIAQVER, encoded by the coding sequence ATGTCATCAACACCCTGTAGTCCAGGCAAGGCGGTAGCCGATGTCGTTCTTTGGCTGGCGCTTCTGGCAGGCTTGGCCCTTTCCGTACTTTCCGGCCTCAAAATATGCACGGCCCTGTGCAGCGAAACAGCAAAATACTTGATTTTCGGGATGGATTTTGGTTGGTTCGGCTGCGCCTTCTTCGGGGCTTTGGTCCTGTTGTCGGCTGTTCGCAGCCGCGCTCCGTTTGCCGGCTCCCTGCTGCTTTACGGCGTGAGTGCGGCGCTCGGCTCCGAGTTGCGGTTGATCTGGATCCAGAAGTACATTATCGGCAGTTGGTGTCCTGTCTGTCTCGGCATTGCAGCAATGGTTGCCACTGCATTTCTCGCACTCTTATATCAATTACTGGCTACCCAAACGGCGTCAGGAGGAACCATGAAAACAAAAATTACCCATATGGCAGTTATGGTTCTCGCATTACTGGTCGGTCTGGGCGCAGCCCTGGCCGGTGTTCAGAAGGAGGCGGAGGCGGCAGGACCTGATATCTACTTCGGTAAACGCCAGAGCGATACCACGGTGTACTTTGTCAGTGACTGGTTCTGTCCCGTCTGCCGCAGGGTGGAACCTGACATGGAGAAGGCTTTCCCGGAGATTTCTTCAAAGGCGCGTGTTGCATTCGTCGATATGCCCATCCACCCGGACACCGCCAACATCACCCCCTATAATCTGCAATTCATGGTGTATGACAAGGATAAATACATGCGGCTGCGCCACGTGTTGGAGGAACTCTCCCGCACCACGAAAAGCCCGACCCCGGAGCAAGTACAGTCTGCGGTTGCCCCCCTGGGTGTCACGCTTCGGCCACTCAACTTCGTGGAGTTGATGAATGGAGTTAAGCTCTTCGAATCCATCTTTCGCGGCTTTGGCGTCAAAGCTACCCCCACCGTGGTGGTTGACAACCCCAAAACCAAAAAGCGAAGACTTCTGGTAGGTAGCCGTGAGATTAGCAGAAACGCCATAAAAGAAGCCATAGCCCAGGTCGAAAGATAG
- a CDS encoding MBL fold metallo-hydrolase, which yields MNYRITVLCENSVGPISGTLGEHGFAALIEPSEGEAILFDTGQGLTLLHNANRMNKNLSAVGAVAISHGHFDHAGGLLPYLQEYGPRRVYGHPDIFTPRYRVKDTGECFPIGIPHAREALESAGAVFDLSTAFRELAPGVYLSGEVPRATAFESGDQGLYRDCTGQELDPTMDDQSLVLETDRGLVILLGCCHAGLINTLEHIAYTTGRRDVYALIGGTHLSFCSQEQMEKTIQTVKSMGIRKIAAGHCTGFAASARLSRELPREFQVALVGYTLEV from the coding sequence ATGAACTATCGGATTACTGTTCTGTGTGAAAATTCAGTCGGCCCCATCTCCGGCACACTGGGGGAACATGGCTTTGCCGCACTGATCGAGCCGTCCGAGGGTGAAGCAATCCTGTTCGATACGGGGCAGGGGCTTACCCTGTTGCATAATGCCAACCGGATGAACAAGAATCTTTCCGCGGTCGGCGCGGTGGCGATCTCCCATGGTCACTTTGATCATGCCGGGGGCCTGCTGCCCTACCTGCAGGAGTACGGTCCCCGCCGGGTGTACGGACACCCGGATATCTTCACCCCCCGCTACCGGGTTAAGGACACCGGGGAATGTTTCCCCATTGGCATACCTCATGCTAGGGAAGCCTTGGAAAGTGCCGGAGCGGTATTTGATCTCTCGACGGCATTCCGGGAATTGGCGCCCGGCGTCTACCTGTCCGGTGAGGTTCCCCGCGCCACCGCGTTTGAAAGCGGCGACCAGGGATTGTACCGTGATTGCACCGGGCAGGAATTGGACCCCACAATGGACGACCAATCGTTGGTGCTGGAAACCGACAGGGGGTTGGTGATCCTCTTGGGATGCTGCCATGCCGGATTGATCAATACGCTGGAACATATCGCCTACACGACCGGCCGGCGCGATGTATATGCCCTGATCGGTGGGACTCATTTGTCGTTTTGCAGCCAGGAACAGATGGAAAAAACAATTCAAACGGTCAAGAGTATGGGGATCAGAAAAATAGCTGCTGGACATTGCACCGGATTTGCCGCCTCGGCACGCTTGTCCCGGGAGTTGCCGCGTGAATTCCAGGTTGCGCTGGTCGGGTATACGCTTGAGGTATGA
- a CDS encoding class I SAM-dependent methyltransferase, with amino-acid sequence MERKDFDAVASTWDEEPRRVQLAADIAAAIKEAVPLSADWDGMDYGCGTGLLTLSLAPALRSVVGMDSSQGMVDCLNAKCSATGVKNTHAVCYNLEQGEMPVGPFHLVTSAMTLHHIPELVPILTSLRELLHPGGWIALADLESEDGSFHEDQTGIFHNGFSREELEELLTRAGFGSICVRSVTAVRKHDKLYPILLAVATRP; translated from the coding sequence ATGGAACGGAAGGATTTTGATGCTGTTGCATCAACTTGGGATGAAGAGCCGCGTCGGGTACAGTTGGCGGCCGACATTGCGGCGGCCATAAAAGAAGCGGTCCCGCTTTCAGCGGATTGGGACGGCATGGACTACGGTTGCGGCACCGGCCTGCTGACCCTCAGCCTGGCGCCTGCCCTGCGCAGTGTTGTCGGCATGGACAGCTCACAGGGGATGGTGGACTGCCTGAACGCCAAATGTTCCGCGACGGGCGTCAAAAACACGCATGCCGTTTGTTACAACCTGGAGCAGGGAGAGATGCCGGTGGGGCCTTTTCATCTTGTTACCAGCGCCATGACGCTGCACCATATTCCGGAGTTGGTCCCGATCCTCACCTCACTTCGCGAGCTGCTGCACCCTGGCGGCTGGATTGCCCTCGCCGACCTGGAATCCGAGGACGGCAGCTTTCACGAGGATCAGACCGGCATATTCCATAATGGCTTCAGCCGGGAAGAGTTGGAGGAATTACTTACGCGGGCGGGCTTCGGTTCCATCTGTGTCCGGAGCGTGACCGCCGTGCGCAAGCATGACAAGCTTTACCCGATCCTGCTTGCGGTGGCCACGCGCCCCTGA
- a CDS encoding S10 family peptidase, with the protein MFIALFLTAFLLAGDLYHPYLSGAEATTRATQAAHDGEKATEKNERDATPDMEIPVVTRHTITVKGKELAYVATAGKLPIQNDDGETEAQVFFVAYTVQTSSRETKRPLLFIFNGGPGASAVWLHLGAVGPRIVRMLPDGRMPSPPFNMLDNDTTWLEWADLVFIDPVGTGYSRATKTDLTKKFTTVQGDVDSVGRFIRLYLGRYERWGGPLFLAGESYGAFRAAGLSEYLLEHGIALNGIILISSVMNMQTLSFDQGNELPYALFLPSYTATAWYHRKLPPELQADLDKTLDQAESWAATDYTTALFQGDSLTPEKRREVADKLAEFTGLDAAFIANRNLRIDNRSFVRELLRDRQQMVGYMDSRFTAPDLEPSSHRSFDPTVATIRPPYTDAFNRYIRTELGYKSDQEYFVLGGGIGHWDWEAKNSYADTSDNLRNSFAKNPYMKLFVAMGLFDLATPHFSSTYTLNHLGLPPALRKNISIRHYRAGHMMYLDGDSRRELNRDVKAFVEKALAERP; encoded by the coding sequence GTGTTCATAGCCCTGTTTTTGACGGCATTCTTGCTGGCAGGTGACCTGTATCATCCATACTTGTCCGGGGCGGAAGCCACGACTCGTGCCACTCAAGCGGCCCATGACGGCGAGAAGGCAACGGAAAAGAATGAAAGGGATGCAACCCCGGACATGGAGATACCGGTCGTTACCCGTCACACCATCACCGTGAAGGGCAAGGAACTGGCCTACGTGGCAACCGCGGGGAAATTGCCGATTCAAAACGATGACGGCGAAACCGAGGCCCAGGTATTCTTTGTTGCCTACACTGTTCAAACTTCTTCTCGCGAAACGAAGCGACCGCTCCTGTTCATCTTCAACGGAGGTCCCGGAGCATCGGCTGTCTGGCTGCACCTCGGCGCCGTCGGTCCCCGCATTGTGCGAATGCTTCCCGACGGCAGGATGCCTTCTCCTCCCTTCAACATGCTGGACAACGACACCACGTGGCTTGAATGGGCCGACCTGGTATTCATCGACCCGGTCGGCACCGGGTACAGCAGGGCAACCAAGACGGATCTAACGAAAAAGTTTACTACCGTCCAGGGAGATGTGGACTCGGTGGGGCGGTTCATCAGGCTCTATCTGGGACGTTATGAGCGTTGGGGGGGGCCGCTGTTTCTGGCGGGCGAGAGCTACGGAGCATTCCGCGCCGCAGGGTTGTCTGAATACCTGCTTGAGCACGGTATCGCGCTCAACGGCATTATACTCATTTCCTCGGTCATGAATATGCAAACCCTTTCCTTCGACCAAGGCAATGAGCTACCCTATGCCCTGTTCCTCCCCAGTTATACGGCAACGGCTTGGTATCACCGAAAACTGCCCCCCGAACTCCAGGCCGATCTGGACAAAACACTGGACCAGGCGGAATCATGGGCGGCAACGGACTATACGACAGCACTGTTCCAAGGAGACAGCCTGACGCCTGAGAAGCGCCGGGAGGTTGCCGACAAACTGGCGGAATTTACGGGGCTGGATGCGGCCTTCATCGCAAACCGCAACCTGCGCATCGACAACAGAAGCTTCGTCAGGGAGTTACTCCGCGACCGCCAGCAGATGGTTGGATACATGGATAGCCGGTTCACGGCCCCAGACCTGGAGCCTTCGAGCCACCGTAGCTTCGATCCTACCGTTGCCACCATCCGGCCGCCCTATACCGACGCGTTCAACCGCTATATTCGCACGGAGCTCGGCTACAAATCCGACCAGGAATATTTTGTCCTGGGCGGCGGCATCGGCCATTGGGACTGGGAGGCGAAGAACAGCTACGCCGACACCAGCGATAATCTGCGAAACAGCTTTGCCAAAAACCCTTACATGAAGCTCTTTGTGGCTATGGGGCTCTTTGACCTGGCCACTCCCCACTTCTCAAGCACCTACACGCTCAACCACTTGGGCTTGCCCCCCGCGCTTCGGAAAAACATCTCAATCCGCCACTACCGCGCCGGACATATGATGTACCTGGATGGCGACTCCCGCAGGGAGCTGAACCGGGATGTGAAAGCGTTTGTCGAAAAGGCTCTTGCCGAAAGACCATAA
- a CDS encoding zinc ribbon domain-containing protein: MPIFEYSCRKCGLRFEKLQRTGEELQIECPECGTAEIRKELSTFAAVAGTPPAAACSSRG, from the coding sequence ATGCCGATCTTTGAGTATAGTTGCAGGAAATGCGGCTTGCGTTTTGAAAAGCTGCAAAGAACGGGAGAAGAGCTTCAAATAGAATGCCCTGAATGCGGGACTGCCGAGATACGGAAGGAGCTATCCACGTTTGCGGCGGTGGCAGGCACACCGCCAGCGGCGGCTTGTTCCAGCCGCGGTTGA
- the pal gene encoding peptidoglycan-associated lipoprotein Pal produces MKNGMKLYVVMFSCGLFLAGGCANKEVVKKDEGMASAPVAKPAESPKNGAVVLAPQKEQAALPVHPSTSVQEVPKNTSASQLQSALDKIYFDFDSSKLSDAARATLAKNASVLMKATAAKIRVEGNCDEHGSAEYNLALGERRAQTAKKYLETLGISEGRLSTVSYGKERPVDQGHDETAWKKNRRDEFVVVTP; encoded by the coding sequence ATGAAGAACGGTATGAAACTCTATGTCGTAATGTTTAGCTGTGGGCTGTTTCTCGCCGGCGGTTGCGCAAATAAAGAGGTTGTAAAAAAGGATGAAGGGATGGCATCTGCACCGGTTGCCAAGCCGGCCGAATCCCCGAAAAACGGTGCAGTGGTGTTGGCACCCCAAAAAGAACAGGCAGCTCTCCCGGTCCATCCCTCCACTTCTGTTCAGGAAGTCCCCAAAAATACGTCAGCTTCGCAACTCCAGTCGGCCCTGGATAAAATATATTTCGATTTCGACTCCTCAAAATTGTCTGACGCGGCCCGTGCCACCTTGGCAAAAAACGCTTCAGTACTTATGAAGGCAACCGCTGCCAAGATTCGTGTTGAAGGGAATTGCGACGAGCACGGTTCAGCCGAGTACAACCTTGCCTTGGGCGAGCGCCGTGCCCAAACCGCCAAAAAATACCTGGAGACGCTCGGTATTTCAGAAGGGCGTCTTTCAACCGTCAGCTATGGCAAAGAACGCCCGGTCGATCAGGGACATGATGAGACAGCCTGGAAAAAGAACCGACGCGACGAGTTTGTCGTTGTAACTCCGTAG